The genomic interval ATGCTCCGCGACTATAACCAGGAGTACGACCCAACAAATGTCTATGTACCGCAAAGGCCCTTAGCTACAAGCCGGTCGCCGCAGAAGGAAGCGCAAAGCACGCAAACATCGCAAATGTCGAACAGGCAAGAGGCTGGCCCAATAGGCCCAAGACCGCCATCACCAAGCAAGGAACAGGCACCTCCAGCCAAGTCGTCCTTATCCCGCGCAAGCCGTTTTGGCGTTAAGGACATGGGCTTTGACCCAGAGACCGAAATCTGGTCTGATGCGGAGAACCGACATGCTAAAAGCGTCACCTTCGATGCCGCTCCCCCTCAGGTCAACGAGTATGAAATGACAACACCTGACCCGTCTTCAATCGCCTCTGATTCTCGCGAAGGCAGTTATGAGTCTGATGAGGACGAGTTTCCGGACATCAGTTTCGACCGTGACTCACTAACAGACCGCGAGGATAGCTTTGATGCGTCGCTCGAGGACCTCGAGAAGACCCCGGTCGTACTGCCAGAGGATTGGCGTTACATGAGTCCATCCAGCGCAAACGACGATTTGGTTAAAGAGGACGAAGACCCCTTCactgaggacgaggagaATCACAATCCAGATCCCCGGCCTTCGTCTCGACAAGAGACATCTGAGAAACACGCTCCCGTTGAATCGCTGGACTCCAATGGCGAGCCTCGcccccttcctcctctcccaggGCGTACATCTTTCCCGCCACATCCTTCATCCCCCAGTAAGCTGGCTTCAGCATTTGAACTCGGAAGTGGTAGCCAGCGGGTTCTGCCATCCCCTCCAGGACCAGCTTCCTACAGCAAGTCAGATATTACCGAATTTGGTCATTCCTCGATGTCGCTGGAGGACAGGCTGCGCTTGATGAAGATACAAGAGGACGGACAGGAGGATGCTAAACCAGAACATCAAGATATTGAGCCGCAGTCgaagcatgatgatggaaaTCAAGGCGAGACCGAGACTCACTCCAATCAACCGAAGCAACATGACTCTGAGTCTACAGATGAAACTCCTGGAGCTGCCCCAGAGGTCTTTTCACCACCACATATTTCCAGGGATTCCATCCTGCGTGACCTCCGAAGGAGCGAAAGCTTCATGGATGACTCATTCGACGAGTCTTCCCAGATCCCTTCCAGCCCTCATTCTTATATGAATTACGACCCAGATGTTCCGATCCCGTCACTTGAAAATGATGATATGCTTGACGATGACGATTACGATGACACCAATAGCGTGGTGAtcaaacaagaagaagaccatgacAACGATCTTTACGACATCCCCGATTATTATGAAACAATCCCGTCGAAGGATTCCTCTTTCAAGAGCTTGAAGGATAAGCTGACCAGCGATGAGGAGAGCCGCTATTCGAGCCAGCAGATGGAAGATGACTTAACAGAGAAAGGTAGCGCTCGGAATTCTGACGCAGGACAGGCGACGCCCGTGGCTACAGACCAGGATGACAAGGCTTCCAGCGAACAGACACCCCAGGAGACCCAAGCGGAGCCCGCACCTGGTTCCAAAATGTCAACCATCAAAGAGGCCTTGCAACGCCCAATAACCCCCGAGGATGACGGTCAAATATCGGAGCCCTCGACACCAGATTCCGTGATTCGTCATCCAGTCGACGATGATAGCGACACAGGAGTTCCATCGGTAGAAAGTGTTCCTGATCCAATTGCGACAGTCAAAGCCCCCGGAACTGGTCTTAAAACACGGCCGTCATTGACCCCAGCTGATCTAGAATCCATGGCTGCCACTCGCCGTAGAATAAGCGGACAACATCCCCCACCCATGCCCGGGCTCAGCAAGCAGCCATCAAACGAATCTGAGCATTCCGCCCCCGAGGATACCACACCGTCCCAGCCTGCGAAGGAAGTTTCCCAACGACAAAGCAGTCTCGTGAAGCTGGACATCCCGTTCAGCATCCAGGAAGAAAGCCTCGGCTTTGGTTTGGACAAAGAGTTCGACCGCGTCATTGAAAACCAAAAGGTTGCGTTTGAGTTATCCCTTTCCCAACTGTATTCTCGTGCTGGGCCCAATAGACACATGCAGGAGTCCCTTGGCAATAATATGGAGCCAATTGCTAACGAACAAATCCCTAAACAGAGAGGCTACCTCATGAGACATAACACAAAAGTTATCATTGCAAGCAGCCGCAATGAAGACGAGCCTGCCACTGCTCCTGGAGCTGCCCCGACAGAATCTAGGGGAACAAAGTCGGCTATACCCACACCCCGAAAAGCCAGCCAGCAAACCTGGACCACTGTGCCTTGGAACGGACAAACCCGCCGTGCAAGCATTAGGCAAGCTAGCGGAATCCGCAAGAAGCCTGTCCCTGGACCTGTGCCCCCTCTTCCAGGTCAACAGAGCAATGTTCAAGAAAACCCTGCGACAATCGAAGAAAACGAGCCCGCTTTGAATGGCGCCttggatgaaggagaagagcggGGTCGTCTATTCGTCAAAGTCGTTGGGATGAAGTACCTAGACTTGCCGCTGCCCCGAGGTAAGTTCCTGATGCCACTATGTGCATGAGCGACATCATCTAATCAGAATGTAGGCGAGAGATCGTACTTCTCCCTGACACTTGACAATGGCCTTCACTGTGTTACTACGGCTTGGTTGGAACTCGGAAAGACAGCCCCAGTCGGGCAGGAATTCGAACTCATTGTGCAAAACGACCTAGAGTTTCAGTTGACTCTACAGATGAAGGTCGATGATGAAAAATTCAGAGTCCAAGAGCCTCCTCCGACAGCATCGCCCACGAGACAGAAGACATCTACTTTCAGTAGGGTGTTTGCTTCCCCTCGCAAGCGCAAGGAATTGGATATGAAGCACCAACTGGCTTCCcaacagcagaagaaaaCTGATGTTAACGCAGGTGTCTGGGAACGCCTCAGGACTCTTATTGCTAGGGACGGTAGTTTCGCTCGTGCGTATGTAGCACTGAGCGACCATGAGAAACATGCTTTTGGCCGCCCTTACACAGTCGATGTGGCCTGCTTCAATGAATGGGCCGTTGAAGACCAGCCAAGCAGTGTtaagagcaagaagagcacTTCCAGCGCTACTTCCCAACGGCGGCCTCCTTACAAGATTGGCAAGCTAGAGCTGCAGCTGTTGTTTGTCCCAAAACCAAAAGGTGCgaaggatgaggatatgcCGAAGAGCATGAACGCTTGCATTCGGGAAATGCGTGAAGCGGAGAGTGTTTCATCCCGTAGCTGGGAAGGATTCTTGTCTCAACAGGGAGGCGACTGCCCTGTAAGTTTTCACTTGGCTCATATTCCCTATGAATCGGCTCACTGACTTCTCGTTGGCAGTTCTGGCGTCGCCGCTTCTTCAAGCTTCAAGGCTCCAAATTGACCGCGTACCATGAGACGACCCGACAACCTCGTGCGACAATCAACCTCTCAAAGGCTGTCAAGCTTATCGATGACAGATCATCCCTGATGCAGAAGGAGACCACGACCAAGGGTGGTGGACGTCGCAAGTCTGCCTTtgccgaagaggaggagggctACATGTTTGTGGAAGAAGGATTCCGTATCCGCTTTGGCAACGGCGAAGTGATCGACTTCTATGCGGATAGTGCTGCCGACAAGGAAGGCTGGATGAAGGTTTTGGCCGACGCTGTGGGCAAAGGCTCTTCGGGAAGCAGTCAAGTTAAGCAGTGGACCGAGCTCGTGCTCAAGCGTGAGCGTAGTGTTAAGTCGGGACGGGAAATGACTGATCGGCGCCTCGAtgggcctcttcctcccccacccgtcaaaaaagataaagatattGCGCCTCCACCGACATCCACGGCACCGGCGCCGGCAGCCGCACCGCCACGGGCTAAACATCGCTACACCCAGTCTCAACCCGAGGTTCGCAGTGCGGACTCTCGACGCCAGAAAGCCCGCTCCTTGATATTCTAACCACGCCAAGAGGTTGGGTTGGCTACTTACTTTacatctttttcttctttgattcttCTGTGTTTCAAATTTGTCATATTGGCCTtgtcttctcattcttctaTCGTGCATCCCTGATTtgtctgctttttcttttgtcctttcttctttctttccacttctctttctctgcggTGTTGGTGTACTTGACTTTCCTTTGTGTTTCCTTCTGTTCAAAGTCCAATTTTCACCAGCACCGAGCGTCGTGTTGCACTCTGTCGTACATTAATGATACATAGcgcctttctcttcctccgtcaATAATTGAgtttgttttttcttttttccatgGTCGACCTTGTACCTGAGGGATGTGCAGTCTACCTCTGGCTTGGTGAACATATAATCGTAACTATGTAGCACACTGTCATGTAGAATCGTTTGCGAATGATCGTCACATATAATATCCTGCGAACATGCGTATGAAGGTAGAAGTTCCAAGGCCCCACTCGAGAAATACTTTTATGGCCCAAATTGCTCACTTCGGCGCTTAACGCCCATGATGAGCTCGAGTCTATCGAACATTAGCTATGTTATTCAGTTCATTCTTACGGTGGGTGCTATTGATAACGAAGTATGTCATAAGCTGATTGAAATAACTACTCCTAGGATACAAGGTAGTCACCAATCATGCGAAGATATAACccaactatatatatttacaaCCCTGTAGATTCCCACTTTGCAACTTTATGAAAAACAATTAATGTTACCTTGGGAGAGCTCCGATGCATGTGTATGGAAAAGACAAGTTcttttattactatatacatatatagaTGATATTTTAACCgccctcttctccattgtTGGGCAAATTGCCCTCATCTTCGGATTCTTCCTCGATCTCTGCTAGGGCTTCTCTCTGAGACTTTCGGCCCTTCTGAGCGTCTTCGGTAGCAGCCGAAGGTTGAGTCGCAGGTTTTGCGGCTGGAATACCACCGGATGTAACGTATAGGAATTCTTCTTGGGGGAAGTGATCGATATGGTTGAAAAATGAAGcgaaacttttttttttggttaGTTGAATCGTTTCAATACACGAGTTAAGGTATAGCTGAGAACTTACGCGTTagtctcctcttcttcacggAAGATTCGGTCATATATCTCTCTTTGCTTGAACTCGTTCATTTCCGTGGCATACACCTCGAAGTTAATGGGCTTCTTTCCGAGTTCTTCTGCCTTTTTGCTGTATCCATTGAAGATGGGGCGTTCCAGCAAAAGGCCTAGACCGGGTGCCTTGGGAATTGGGATCTTGGTCGGTCCATATGAATCGACGATCCGCTTGGGATCGCAGCCGCAGCGTACTATAAGGGTGGCCATGGCCACCATTTTACGAATCTGGTGCATCATGAAACTTTGTCCGTGGACTTTCAGACTGAGCCACTCGGTACCATTGATAATAATCGGGTTAGGGTCGACTTTGAAGGATTTGATGTGGCGTTTTGCAGAGGGGTCCTTGTACAATTTCTGGATGGTGTAATTGTAGAAGTTCTTAGTTCCAAGGTACTTATCCAGCGCCTCTTGCAAACGGGCAACGCGCGCGGGAGGAATACGGTAAGATCGCTTTGCGGTATTGTATGCAGCCTTCACAGCCTTGACTGCGTCAATGATCTTCCGTCTGTGAGCTAGCTCGGCTTCGGTGAGTTCGGGCTTTGTGGCGGCATCTGCTCCTCCCTCTGTGGCTTGAGATTGTTCCTCGGTTCCGAATGATTCATCTTCGGGCTTCTCATGGTAGATTGCATTCTTGACGACCTCGCGGATATCCTCGTCCAAGGTGTCGAGAACGGGTTGGATATACTTCGCATCGGCCTCCTCCCAGTAATTAGCGACCTCTGCCTGTCGGGCCTTGTGAGCCTCCAAATCACCCTCCTTCTCGGCAATCTCTATGATCTTTTTGCCTAAGAAAGTGCTGGGATGTGGTGGCAAAAAACAGTAGCTAGGCATCAGATATTCATAGATACGAGAGTCGCACATCTGGTAGCTGCTGAAGGACTTGCTCGCGACCAGAATACCCCAAACGCGGATCTGCGGGCTAAGGTGTGCGTTGATTTTCTGaacaatatcctcatcctccacaatCAACTTCAAGGACACGACATTACCAGCCGCATGGACTCCTTTATCTGTACGGGCGCATCGAACCAGCGACGACTTCTTCGGGTCTGCTGCGTTAGCCTTGGAGATAGCCCCGGCCGCTACAAACGCTGCGAAGAGATCACCCTCGATAGTCTTCTCAGTTGCGCTCCTGTAGACGATTAGCACTCGTCTAGGTTAGACAGGATGTAACACTTGTCCGTACAATTGCATTCCCTTGTAGCCCGTTCCAGAGTATCCCAGCAGTACAgccaccttcttcttcggccgTCTCTGTTCATTCTCGATGTCTTCCTGGGAGAAATGCGTGGCGTATATTGGAGCTTTGActtcctctcccttttcAAGCTTCTGTCGTTTGGCCTCATTCTCTTTATCTAATCGTCCTCTCTTATCTGACGTTTGCCGGCTTGCTTGGTTAGCCGGTGACTGTCGGATTTGTATCCCAGAACCCGCGAGACATACCTCCACTCTGCCCTTCCCAGATCCCCCTTCTTACGCTTGCGATCAGCTTCTTCGGATCCGCTAGCTCTTCCTTCGTTATTGTCCATGGTTCCAGTGATCTCCGTAAGTTAGATAGCGGCGTATAAGACGTGAAATGCCTCTGCGAGTTGACAGGCGAAAAAGATCGACAAAGAAAGCCTGCCAAATATTGACGCGCGGAGACGTAGCTACGCATGAAGAAGCGGGTCTCGAGGGGAAAAGCTTGCGTCGTCGACACTTGAAATCGTGCCTTTTCCCTGGGCCTGCGATTGAATTTCCGTATGTTCTAGCCGCAGTGGGATTAGTGCGTATGTGCTCTCCCGCTAGGCCTGACTAGGGTAGCTCGTATCAGGGCCTCAGGCAAGAATGGATGCCGCGGGCAGTTCATCCGGTGTAGCGCCGGTGCTCGTCCTTACTTCCCTTTAACCctattgtttcttttcttatttactCTAGTGTTCTCAGCTATAGCGTCGCGGGCTGTTATATTGTCCCGTGGGAGCTTCTATTCATAATATCTCCCCAGGTTTCCTCGCTCAACCTTTGACATCCGGAGTGAAAAAAAGCCATGCTACTCGTTTTGCGCTGACCTTAGTACGGGATATCGAGAACCTTTGCGCTCAGCAGCCCCAACATCGCCTCATTAATCCAAAGTCAAAGTCAAGCCtcactttccttttctatcaGGGCGTTTCTAGAAATCAACATGGATCTTGCGAATACACTTATTCGGACTGTGGTCCGCGCCTTCTACGAGACCCGCCACATTTTGGTCGTTGATGCGCTTTTTATCCATTCGGTGTATGCTTCACTATACCTGGACTTATGAAGAGTTCTATTATACTCGCAGCATCAGTTCTGACCCTTATTACCTATCGTGTAGACTCCATGCCGAAGACCTCGCCTTTCTCCTAGGAATGCAGCAGAAAGACCTCCGGAAGCTATGCGCCAAATTGCGCGAGGATCGCCTAATATCAGTGTATGGCTGGCCTGCAGTACCGCGTTATGCTGGGCAGTGACAATGCTGACATGATCCATCAGTAATACACGAGCAGAAATCCGAGACGGTTCAACTCGCCCCGTTAACCGTGAATACTATTACATCCCGCTACACCCGGTCATCGACGCTATTAAGTTCAAGATTTCGAAGTTAACATCGACGATCAAGGCCCAGTATACGCCGAGCGAGGAACGGAAGGAGTATATCTGTCTAAGATGCGGGGCAGAATGGACGGAACTTGATGTGCTGAGCTTGTACTCTGAGGAAGGTTTCGAATGCCAAAACTGTGGGGCTATTCTCGAGCGGACAGAAGATGTAAAGGGGGCGGAAGGGATTGACCGCACAGGCCACGAGAAGAACAGCAAGCTTATGGCTCAACTGGATACTATGCTGAAGTTGCTTAAACAAATCGATTCCGTCGAAATCCCACCAAACGACTTCGATACCGCTTGGGATCATAAGATCGATGTCGTGCGAAACCAGGCTACTCACCCGACACGAGCTGCAGTTGTTGTGCCATCCAAGAAACAGGAAGCTGTTCGCGGTAACACTAAGACCGATGCTGGCGCCCTTGAGATCTCCCTCACATCCAGCGAGGAAAAGAGCGCCGCCGAACAAGCGGAAGAGGCAGCACGCAAGGCCGCCGTGGAGAAGCAGAATGCGCTCCCGGTGTGGCATACACATTCTACTGTGTCTACAGGCGCTGGAAGTCTCAACACGGTGAAGACAGAGACGGACGTCGACGTGAAGTCCGagatcaaggaggaagaagatcgaaaGCCGGATCTCGATGCTCTCGACGACAAGGTCGCCGCCTACTATGCCGAaatggagagggaaaaggcTCTTCAGGCTCAGGAAGATTCCAGCAGTGCAGAGGAGGATTCCGACGATTTCGACGAAGAATTCGAagatgttggtggtgtttCTGCGAGCGACACTGCGTCACCGGCCATTGGCGGTGCTGGCGCTGGTCCTACCAGTGCACCTACGAATACAACGTCCACGGGAATAAAGCGCGAGTTCGATACAGATTCTGGAACCAGTGCTCCTCAAACAGCCTCAGCAACACCATCTGCTACAGATGAAGGCCCAGCAGCGAAGAGGGTCAAAGTCGAACCGGAGGTCAAGAAAGAGGAgtctgatgaagatgacgacgaggaattTGAAGATGTTTGAAGAAGCCTGGCTCAAAGCATGCCCTTATGAAGGTGGAACTCTACCATGCAGTCGTCTTCAACCCTTTTCGGCGCAGGCGCCCGGGAGAAGGCGATCTGTTGGAGAGTAACAACACAATGACgaaaaaaaggaatatatGTATGATATTTACTTAACGAAGGTCTAAAGGGGGAATATCAATAGACTGGgccttcgtttcttctttctcttttttcgAATTTCTCACGTTGGTGTAGATTTTCATTGGCTCTGCCTTGACTTTATCCCAAAGCTCCTGTTAGCTCGAATACCGGCTAGGATATCTTTGTATTATGAGTCTAAAAGAGAATGATCAAAACTAAAATTCACAAAGTAATATTCTCGAAGAGACCAATCCATTCAGATGAAAGTCCTGCTTTCTTTCTAAGATAGGCCCTCTAAAATTGTTCCATAGATCTGAGGACTATCCAGGAACCACTGCCTTAAAAAGTCTCATTTTCAGCCGTCAGTCATTCAATCAAGCAATATCGTTCCCTGGTTCATCATAGCGACAACGCAGAAGCAAACCGTGAAGGCCCTCCAACGAAAGCAATGCAAGCTCTTGCAGAACAACACCACCATTAccctttctttatttaacACATGGCCAAAGAAATTAAAcacgagaaaaagaacaaacataAAGAGACATAACCCTTTCCCTGTACAGAGTTCAGAAACAGAGAACCCATTTCTAGTGTGGATGGGCAAACAAAACGCCGATCAATGCAGTCCCAAACACAACGAAGGTAaagagcaaaagcaaaaggagTTACCTCTGCTCTTCCCCCCAAGCAACGTTCATCGAGTCATCTTTAATCATGATACAACAGGAGAATTTCAGAGTATATTGCGTACAGGGCCTCATGGAGTGCCTGCAACTCCCATTTCCGAATCACTTGCCATCGCTGAGTTGTCTTCCCATTCCTCTGGAGAAGGTACATCAGATTCTGAGGCCCCGGGGGTTAGACGTTGATAAGGATGCAATAAAATGGGATACTTACCGGAAGCCAGCTCTTCAGGCATATCAACAGCTAATTCCTCAATAGCTCCCAGGACGGCTATGTTCGCTATTAGTGAGAGGAAAAGACTAGGCTACAGTTAATTAAAGATTATGACATACCTTGCGCCTGACGGACAAATCCCTCGTCTTGTTCACTGTCATCAAAATATGTAACTAGGCAGTGTTCGACGACCGCTTTAATTGTCTCTACAACTTTCGCTTCGACGTTGCTCCCAGGGCTTGAGAGGTATGTCCTTCTCAATCTGCTGATACTCGCGTGAACCAGCTCCTTGGCCGCTTGTGTATGGCGTGATTGCCAGTCATCGCCGATGTCGCTAGCCTCTCCAGTGAATAATATTCGGCGTAGAAATTCCATGGTCATATTCCTGACGGCCCTGTCAGGGAACATGAGCAATGTCGGAGCCCAGTCTGGGATTTTATCTATGAGCTGGGATAGGAACCATGCCTCATTGAGATCAAGTCGCTCGTTGCGGCACGCCATAATGCTGGTAAAGAATGCAAGGTGTTCTTTACCTCCACTGTCATTGATTGACTCTACTCCTTTCGCAACGTAGTCGATCAAAGAAACgattctttcttcatcagtACTCCGCCGACAGAATATCAATGTAGCCTCCAAGAACGGAGCGCAAAGTTCGGCAGGCGCGACTCTTAAGCCATCTTCCAGCGCCTTGCAGATTGGGTCTGTGAGGCCAGCTTCGGACTCCGCATCAACAAGTATTCCAACAATGCTTCTACATGCTTGCGGGCTGCTGTAttgctgaagaagcttttTCAGAACTAATAGCTCATTGTTTCTCCCAACAGGCCGAAGAAGGTCGCTTTCCATAACTGTAAGAGAATACCTATTGTCGGGTAAGGTCTGTCTTTCCTCGCCCAGCGTAGGGGGCGCAGAAAAATCGATGTTCTGTAGCAAGACAGACAGAAGATCTGTGAGTTTCCTGTGTGAGaatcttcttcccttctcaaGGAGTTTGCAATAAGCAATGTAGTGGCGTCTCAGTCTCTTTGAATCATCACGATCAAGCCACACAATTTCCAGACATCTTGAAAGAAATCCGTAACTGAGCACCATCCCGGCTTCAAGAGATCCAAAACTTGCAAGCAGTAAAAGGAATTCGAAGTAATCATCCCATGCCCTGCTTGCAGTGTGCAGAATCGTCCAGAGGCCATGCAATGCTGCGACCACATTCTCAAAGCCATCCAAGTACCGCTTATGCCATTTGTCTTTATAGCCCTCTTCCTGCTCAACATTATTGCACAGCTCCTGAAGCTTTGAGAGCGAGCTTATGAAGACCCTGATTGAACTGTTTCGAACAGCTGCATGGGGACACTTCAGAACTAGATTGCGTATGCCGGCTGGTCTTTCTGCAACCCACTGTAAAACTCTGTAGGCCGCCTTGGGAAGCTCATTGATTGCCTTAAGTAGCTCAGACACAACCGCATCCAGACCCAATGGCTCTCTGTTCCTTGAAATAAGTTGCTCAAGTGTATCCAAAGCGATGAAGATAATACATTTGTCCAATTTCAAGTCACCCAGAGGATGAATATCCCTCACATCATGAAGCTGATGTAGAAGGTGTCGCACAAACATGGCGTAGTATGGATCCATCAAACAAAAAGCCCGTATGAAAATTTCATTTTCCATCATAATGTGGTTGGCAAGAGGCACTGGCAGCTGCACACGAACCGGACAATGGTTGGTAGTTGGCTTATAAATTGACTTGGATGACTCCATACTCGAGACACGCTGATAAAATAGCATGTAAGCATTCCACACTTTGTTGAACCGGACTTGGCCCATGGAATTGTTGTTCATAGAGTCATTGTAACCACCAAAGCACTGGTCTGCAATCTTGGATGGGTCAAACCGGGTGACGTCTGAATCATTGAATTCAACCCACGAGCCTCTAGTATCAGCAGTAGGCCTTTCACGGATGTACGAATAGTAGTGACCAGATTCAGCTGTACCGCTATGAACCAAAACACCAACCAATTCGAAAAGGTCTTCTTGAACCTCCGCGTCAGGGTCTGAGAGGTACTCGACTTTAAACGGGCTCATGTCAATGTGCTCTGGAAACTGGAATTCGTCATTTATCTTGCTCCGCATCATCGTGACCATGTCAAAATCGAAGCGTTTGAGATGGAATATGAGGTTATCCGGGACATCTTTCAAACAGGCTCTCTTCACAGCATCAACATGTCTTCCACAGGAAGTGCAGGAGTATTTGTTATCTCCTTGCATGATTTCTCCTTCGACATACGCCTGAAGACTCTCCTCCAGACTCGCCTTACCTTTGATTTCGCATTGAATCGCAGAAAACGGCTCAAGGCGTTCTGAGATAT from Aspergillus flavus chromosome 7, complete sequence carries:
- a CDS encoding putative GTP binding protein — its product is MGSGTGQRPLSEVSPMAQRRNSPVWNQNTKMMRNSTDAYDVKSSPRLFWQGRESGSPFPKSQENQVPYDPESPFSSSKRPSIENLKRQSRVRNSNMLRDYNQEYDPTNVYVPQRPLATSRSPQKEAQSTQTSQMSNRQEAGPIGPRPPSPSKEQAPPAKSSLSRASRFGVKDMGFDPETEIWSDAENRHAKSVTFDAAPPQVNEYEMTTPDPSSIASDSREGSYESDEDEFPDISFDRDSLTDREDSFDASLEDLEKTPVVLPEDWRYMSPSSANDDLVKEDEDPFTEDEENHNPDPRPSSRQETSEKHAPVESLDSNGEPRPLPPLPGRTSFPPHPSSPSKLASAFELGSGSQRVLPSPPGPASYSKSDITEFGHSSMSLEDRLRLMKIQEDGQEDAKPEHQDIEPQSKHDDGNQGETETHSNQPKQHDSESTDETPGAAPEVFSPPHISRDSILRDLRRSESFMDDSFDESSQIPSSPHSYMNYDPDVPIPSLENDDMLDDDDYDDTNSVVIKQEEDHDNDLYDIPDYYETIPSKDSSFKSLKDKLTSDEESRYSSQQMEDDLTEKGSARNSDAGQATPVATDQDDKASSEQTPQETQAEPAPGSKMSTIKEALQRPITPEDDGQISEPSTPDSVIRHPVDDDSDTGVPSVESVPDPIATVKAPGTGLKTRPSLTPADLESMAATRRRISGQHPPPMPGLSKQPSNESEHSAPEDTTPSQPAKEVSQRQSSLVKLDIPFSIQEESLGFGLDKEFDRVIENQKVAFELSLSQLYSRAGPNRHMQESLGNNMEPIANEQIPKQRGYLMRHNTKVIIASSRNEDEPATAPGAAPTESRGTKSAIPTPRKASQQTWTTVPWNGQTRRASIRQASGIRKKPVPGPVPPLPGQQSNVQENPATIEENEPALNGALDEGEERGRLFVKVVGMKYLDLPLPRGERSYFSLTLDNGLHCVTTAWLELGKTAPVGQEFELIVQNDLEFQLTLQMKVDDEKFRVQEPPPTASPTRQKTSTFSRVFASPRKRKELDMKHQLASQQQKKTDVNAGVWERLRTLIARDGSFARAYVALSDHEKHAFGRPYTVDVACFNEWAVEDQPSSVKSKKSTSSATSQRRPPYKIGKLELQLLFVPKPKGAKDEDMPKSMNACIREMREAESVSSRSWEGFLSQQGGDCPFWRRRFFKLQGSKLTAYHETTRQPRATINLSKAVKLIDDRSSLMQKETTTKGGGRRKSAFAEEEEGYMFVEEGFRIRFGNGEVIDFYADSAADKEGWMKVLADAVGKGSSGSSQVKQWTELVLKRERSVKSGREMTDRRLDGPLPPPPVKKDKDIAPPPTSTAPAPAAAPPRAKHRYTQSQPEVRSADSRRQKARSLIF
- a CDS encoding pseudouridylate synthase, whose translation is MDNNEGRASGSEEADRKRKKGDLGRAEWSRQTSDKRGRLDKENEAKRQKLEKGEEVKAPIYATHFSQEDIENEQRRPKKKVAVLLGYSGTGYKGMQLSATEKTIEGDLFAAFVAAGAISKANAADPKKSSLVRCARTDKGVHAAGNVVSLKLIVEDEDIVQKINAHLSPQIRVWGILVASKSFSSYQMCDSRIYEYLMPSYCFLPPHPSTFLGKKIIEIAEKEGDLEAHKARQAEVANYWEEADAKYIQPVLDTLDEDIREVVKNAIYHEKPEDESFGTEEQSQATEGGADAATKPELTEAELAHRRKIIDAVKAVKAAYNTAKRSYRIPPARVARLQEALDKYLGTKNFYNYTIQKLYKDPSAKRHIKSFKVDPNPIIINGTEWLSLKVHGQSFMMHQIRKMVAMATLIVRCGCDPKRIVDSYGPTKIPIPKAPGLGLLLERPIFNGYSKKAEELGKKPINFEVYATEMNEFKQREIYDRIFREEEETNAFASFFNHIDHFPQEEFLYVTSGGIPAAKPATQPSAATEDAQKGRKSQREALAEIEEESEDEGNLPNNGEEGG
- a CDS encoding transcription factor TFIIE complex alpha subunit, which translates into the protein MDLANTLIRTVVRAFYETRHILVVDALFIHSVLHAEDLAFLLGMQQKDLRKLCAKLREDRLISVNTRAEIRDGSTRPVNREYYYIPLHPVIDAIKFKISKLTSTIKAQYTPSEERKEYICLRCGAEWTELDVLSLYSEEGFECQNCGAILERTEDVKGAEGIDRTGHEKNSKLMAQLDTMLKLLKQIDSVEIPPNDFDTAWDHKIDVVRNQATHPTRAAVVVPSKKQEAVRGNTKTDAGALEISLTSSEEKSAAEQAEEAARKAAVEKQNALPVWHTHSTVSTGAGSLNTVKTETDVDVKSEIKEEEDRKPDLDALDDKVAAYYAEMEREKALQAQEDSSSAEEDSDDFDEEFEDVGGVSASDTASPAIGGAGAGPTSAPTNTTSTGIKREFDTDSGTSAPQTASATPSATDEGPAAKRVKVEPEVKKEESDEDDDEEFEDV